In one Sphingomonas sanguinis genomic region, the following are encoded:
- a CDS encoding tetratricopeptide repeat protein — protein sequence MSEVDDELRRERLTTFWTRWGLIVGAAIVVALAAFGGYLYWQHRQHEAAGVDGEQLQAAYDALGQNDTKTAGEKLKALSNTNVDAYRALAEFTQADILLQRDDMKGAAARFAAIAKDTSLAQPFRDLAVIRQTMAEYDTMKPEAVVARLGGMAVPGNAYFGSAGEMVAVAYLRMNKRDQAGRLFGQIASDKDVPDTLRQRAVQMAGVLGVDAVGQSEDTKTQ from the coding sequence ATGAGCGAGGTCGACGACGAACTGCGTCGCGAAAGGCTGACGACCTTCTGGACCCGGTGGGGCCTTATCGTCGGCGCGGCGATCGTCGTCGCGCTCGCGGCGTTCGGCGGCTATCTTTACTGGCAGCATCGCCAACATGAGGCAGCGGGCGTCGATGGCGAGCAGTTGCAGGCGGCCTATGACGCGCTGGGTCAGAACGACACCAAGACGGCGGGCGAGAAGCTGAAGGCACTGTCGAACACCAATGTCGACGCCTATCGCGCGCTTGCCGAGTTCACCCAGGCGGACATCCTGCTTCAGCGCGACGACATGAAGGGCGCCGCGGCCCGTTTCGCCGCGATCGCCAAGGACACCTCGCTGGCCCAGCCGTTCCGCGATTTGGCGGTGATCCGCCAAACCATGGCCGAATATGACACGATGAAGCCCGAGGCGGTCGTCGCCCGACTGGGCGGCATGGCGGTTCCCGGCAACGCCTATTTCGGCAGCGCGGGCGAGATGGTCGCGGTGGCCTATCTGCGCATGAACAAGCGCGATCAGGCGGGCCGTTTGTTCGGCCAGATTGCCAGCGACAAGGATGTGCCCGATACGTTGCGGCAACGTGCGGTTCAGATGGCCGGCGTATTGGGGGTCGACGCGGTCGGCCAGAGTGAGGACACCAAGACCCAATGA
- a CDS encoding NAD(+) synthase encodes MQDHPFYALHTHGLIRVAAATPAASVGDAAANARAMLDLARKADEDGVDLIVFPELSLTSYAIDDLHLQGAMHAATLAALGEMVDASAALSPVMLVGAALPRNGRLYNCAVVIARGRILGVVPKTFLPNYREYYEKRWFASGAGLTGLTIELDGQSVPFGTDLIFAAEDAPGFVVHAEICEDYWAPTPPSTLGALAGATICCNLSASNIVIGKARDRAMLAAAQSARAACAYVYSAAGIGESTTDLSWDGQGLIHELGETIAESERFLREPALTTADIDVERIVQERLRFGTFNDAAAFAGHPEQRFRRIGFVHGAEVSDRGLRRAVHRFPFVPDDPARRDADCYEAYNIQVEALAKRLDASRAQTLVIGVSGGLDSTHALIVAAKATDRLGWSRDRILAFTMPGFATGEGTKAHAWSLMRALGVTAEEIDIRPAAHQLLEDMRHPFAQGEPVHDVTFENVQAGLRTDYLFRLANQRGGIVLGTGDLSELALGWCTYGVGDQMSHYAVNAGVPKTLIQFLIRWCIRTGQYDDATNQVLAAILAQEISPELVPADASGAMQSTEAMIGPYALNDFFAHYVIRYGLNPSKIAFLAWHAWHDAEAGGWPEDLPQDARVAYDLPTIRHWLERFLTRFFQTSQFKRSALPNGPKVSPGGALSPRGDWRAPSDGTASVWLQELNQAVPHT; translated from the coding sequence ATGCAGGACCACCCCTTCTACGCGCTTCACACCCATGGCCTGATCCGCGTCGCCGCCGCGACGCCCGCCGCCTCGGTCGGGGATGCCGCCGCCAATGCGCGGGCCATGCTCGATCTGGCACGCAAAGCGGATGAGGACGGGGTCGACCTGATCGTCTTCCCCGAATTGTCGCTGACCTCCTACGCGATCGACGACCTGCATTTGCAGGGCGCGATGCACGCGGCCACGCTGGCGGCGCTGGGCGAGATGGTGGATGCCAGCGCCGCGCTGTCGCCGGTCATGCTGGTGGGCGCGGCGCTGCCCCGCAACGGGCGGCTCTATAATTGCGCGGTCGTCATCGCGCGTGGGCGCATTCTGGGCGTCGTGCCGAAGACCTTCCTGCCCAATTACCGGGAATATTACGAGAAACGCTGGTTCGCCAGCGGCGCGGGACTAACCGGGCTGACGATCGAGTTGGACGGCCAGAGCGTGCCCTTCGGCACCGACCTGATCTTCGCGGCGGAGGATGCTCCCGGCTTCGTCGTCCATGCCGAGATTTGCGAGGATTATTGGGCGCCTACCCCGCCCTCGACGCTGGGGGCGCTGGCCGGAGCGACGATCTGTTGCAATCTGTCGGCGTCCAACATCGTGATCGGCAAAGCGCGCGACCGGGCGATGCTCGCCGCCGCCCAGTCCGCCCGCGCGGCTTGCGCGTATGTCTACTCGGCGGCAGGGATCGGCGAGAGCACGACCGATCTGTCCTGGGACGGTCAGGGCCTGATCCACGAGCTGGGCGAGACCATCGCCGAGTCCGAGCGTTTTCTGCGCGAACCCGCCCTCACCACCGCCGATATCGATGTCGAACGGATCGTGCAGGAGCGGCTTCGCTTCGGCACGTTCAACGATGCCGCCGCGTTCGCAGGCCACCCCGAGCAGCGCTTCCGCCGGATCGGTTTCGTGCACGGAGCCGAGGTCAGCGATCGGGGCCTTCGCCGCGCCGTCCACCGCTTCCCCTTCGTGCCCGACGATCCCGCCCGGCGCGACGCGGACTGTTACGAAGCCTATAACATCCAGGTCGAGGCGCTGGCGAAGCGGCTGGACGCCAGCCGAGCCCAGACGCTCGTCATCGGCGTTTCCGGCGGATTGGACTCCACCCATGCGCTGATCGTCGCGGCGAAGGCGACCGACCGGCTGGGCTGGTCGCGCGATCGCATCCTGGCCTTCACCATGCCGGGCTTTGCGACCGGCGAAGGCACGAAGGCGCATGCCTGGTCGCTGATGCGCGCGCTGGGCGTCACGGCGGAGGAAATCGACATCCGCCCCGCCGCCCATCAGCTCCTGGAGGACATGAGGCACCCCTTCGCGCAGGGCGAGCCGGTCCATGACGTGACGTTCGAGAATGTGCAGGCGGGCCTACGAACCGATTATCTCTTCCGTCTCGCCAACCAGCGTGGCGGCATCGTGCTGGGCACGGGCGATCTATCCGAGCTGGCGCTGGGCTGGTGCACCTATGGCGTCGGCGACCAGATGAGTCATTATGCGGTCAACGCGGGCGTGCCCAAGACGCTGATCCAATTCCTGATCCGCTGGTGCATCCGTACCGGCCAATATGACGACGCCACCAATCAGGTGCTGGCCGCGATCCTGGCCCAGGAAATTTCGCCCGAGCTGGTTCCAGCGGACGCCAGCGGCGCGATGCAGTCGACCGAGGCGATGATCGGCCCCTATGCGCTGAACGACTTCTTCGCGCATTACGTCATCCGCTATGGCCTGAATCCATCGAAGATCGCCTTCCTCGCTTGGCACGCCTGGCATGATGCAGAGGCAGGCGGCTGGCCCGAGGACCTGCCGCAGGACGCGCGCGTCGCCTATGACCTGCCGACGATCCGGCATTGGCTGGAGCGGTTCCTGACCCGTTTCTTCCAGACCAGCCAGTTCAAGCGATCGGCCCTGCCCAACGGGCCCAAGGTTTCGCCCGGCGGCGCCCTGTCGCCGCGCGGTGACTGGCGCGCGCCATCGGATGGGACGGCTTCCGTATGGTTACAGGAACTTAACCAAGCTGTTCCGCATACGTAA
- a CDS encoding outer membrane protein assembly factor BamB family protein, protein MTKHFRTSAALAALMALGACGVFKSAPKKTPTIGNRVPILVSETGVEADKTIADVQVLLPAPEANPEWSQPGGNASKSMGQLALAEQPQRLWTATINGGSARDPLGAAPVVAEGKLFVVDVEGNLVAMNADTGARLWSTGITEGDENRLARFGGGASYDSGTVFASDGLGDVIAASAADGKVLWRAKPSGPLRGSPTIANGNVYVLTQDNQLYAINQADGKIVWAGQGTLETQGVYGVAAPSASQGTVVAGFSSGELNAYRYENGRLLWQDALSRTSISTSVSTLSDIDAAPVIDQGRVYALGQGGRMVALELSTGQRLWEQNFAGLSTPWIAGEWIFLVTDDARLVALARSSGKARWIAQLQRFHKEKKKTGAITWFGPVLAGNRLILTNSEGQIVYANPGDGSIQATVDTKTPFALPPIVANNVLYVLDQKGRVTAFK, encoded by the coding sequence ATGACGAAGCATTTCCGCACCTCGGCAGCGCTCGCCGCGCTGATGGCGCTGGGCGCCTGCGGGGTATTCAAGAGCGCGCCCAAGAAGACGCCGACCATCGGCAACCGTGTGCCGATCCTGGTTTCGGAAACGGGGGTCGAGGCGGATAAGACGATCGCCGACGTGCAGGTGCTGCTGCCCGCGCCCGAGGCGAACCCCGAATGGTCGCAGCCCGGCGGCAACGCTTCCAAGTCGATGGGGCAGCTCGCGCTGGCGGAGCAACCCCAGCGTCTGTGGACCGCGACGATCAACGGCGGTTCGGCGCGCGATCCGCTGGGCGCCGCCCCGGTCGTGGCCGAGGGCAAGCTGTTCGTCGTCGATGTCGAGGGCAATCTGGTTGCGATGAACGCCGACACCGGCGCGCGGCTGTGGTCGACCGGCATCACCGAGGGGGACGAGAATCGTCTGGCCCGCTTCGGCGGCGGTGCCAGCTATGACAGCGGCACGGTCTTCGCCTCCGATGGTCTGGGCGACGTGATCGCGGCCAGCGCGGCCGACGGCAAGGTGCTGTGGCGCGCCAAGCCCAGCGGCCCGCTGCGCGGTTCACCGACGATCGCCAACGGCAATGTCTATGTCCTGACCCAGGACAATCAGCTTTATGCGATCAACCAGGCGGACGGTAAGATCGTCTGGGCCGGGCAGGGCACGCTGGAGACGCAGGGCGTGTACGGCGTCGCTGCTCCGTCGGCCAGCCAGGGTACCGTCGTTGCCGGTTTCTCCAGCGGTGAGCTGAACGCCTATCGCTACGAAAACGGACGTCTGTTGTGGCAGGATGCGCTGTCGCGGACCAGCATCTCGACCTCGGTCTCGACGCTGTCGGACATCGACGCCGCGCCGGTGATCGATCAGGGCCGCGTCTATGCGCTGGGTCAGGGCGGCCGTATGGTCGCGCTGGAACTGTCAACCGGCCAGCGTCTGTGGGAACAGAATTTCGCCGGGCTTTCGACCCCGTGGATCGCGGGCGAGTGGATCTTCCTCGTCACCGACGATGCCCGTCTGGTCGCGCTGGCCCGGTCGAGCGGTAAGGCTCGCTGGATCGCGCAGCTTCAGCGTTTCCACAAGGAAAAGAAGAAGACCGGCGCAATCACCTGGTTCGGTCCGGTGCTGGCGGGCAACCGCCTGATCCTGACCAATTCGGAAGGGCAGATCGTCTACGCCAATCCGGGGGACGGATCGATCCAGGCGACGGTCGACACCAAGACGCCGTTCGCGCTGCCGCCTATCGTCGCCAACAATGTGCTCTATGTTCTCGACCAGAAGGGTCGGGTTACAGCCTTCAAGTGA
- a CDS encoding ArsC family reductase, whose amino-acid sequence MTITLYGIPNCDTMKKARVWLDQHGVTYRFHNYKTEGIDEATLGRWVDQVGWEKLLNRAGTTFRKLDEADRQDIDADKAIRLMQAQPSLIKRPVLDREGTLTVGFKPEVYAEIF is encoded by the coding sequence ATGACCATCACCCTCTACGGCATCCCCAATTGCGACACGATGAAGAAGGCCCGCGTCTGGCTCGACCAGCACGGCGTCACCTACCGCTTCCACAACTACAAGACGGAGGGCATCGACGAAGCCACGCTGGGCCGCTGGGTCGATCAGGTCGGCTGGGAAAAGCTGCTCAACCGCGCGGGCACGACCTTCCGCAAGCTGGACGAGGCCGACCGGCAGGACATCGATGCCGACAAGGCGATCCGGCTGATGCAGGCCCAGCCCTCGCTCATAAAGCGGCCGGTGCTCGATCGTGAAGGCACCCTGACGGTCGGCTTCAAACCCGAGGTCTACGCCGAAATCTTCTGA
- the der gene encoding ribosome biogenesis GTPase Der, translating into MANLPIVAIVGRPNVGKSTLFNRLVGKKLALVDDRPGVTRDRREGDAHLLGLDFRIIDTAGYEDEDPDTLPGRMRRQTEAAVGEADVALFLVDARAGIMPLDEEIARWLRSSDTPIVLAANKAEGRAAEQGILEALALGFGDPVQLSAEHGEGVGDLFEALLPFIDREVEEEEEVDLENPFAPLKLAIVGRPNAGKSTLINRFLGQDRLITGPEAGITRDSIAIDWEWHDRNGETRQVRLIDTAGMRKKAKVQDKLEKLSVADALRAVDFAEVVVLLLDATLGLESQDLRIADRVLEEGRALLIALNKWDVAENPSSLFNGVRKALEDGLSQVKGVPLLAVSAATGKGLDTLIEAAFETRAAWSKRVPTGELNRWFEKAVDANPPPAPGGKRIKLRYVTQIKSRPPSFVIFGTRVDQLPASYERYLVNSMRRELGFGAVPVRLTLRAPKNPFDKKD; encoded by the coding sequence ATGGCTAATCTCCCTATCGTCGCGATCGTCGGCCGTCCCAATGTCGGCAAGTCGACGCTGTTCAACCGTCTGGTCGGAAAGAAGCTGGCGCTGGTCGACGACCGGCCCGGCGTGACGCGTGACCGACGCGAAGGCGACGCACATCTGCTCGGCCTGGATTTCCGTATCATCGACACGGCGGGCTACGAAGACGAAGACCCCGACACGCTGCCCGGCCGGATGCGCCGCCAGACCGAGGCGGCGGTCGGCGAGGCCGATGTCGCGTTGTTCCTGGTCGACGCGCGCGCGGGCATCATGCCGCTGGACGAGGAAATTGCCCGCTGGCTGCGCAGCTCCGACACCCCGATCGTGCTCGCCGCCAACAAGGCGGAGGGCCGTGCGGCCGAACAAGGCATCCTGGAGGCGCTGGCACTGGGCTTCGGCGATCCGGTTCAGCTGTCGGCCGAACATGGCGAAGGCGTGGGAGATCTGTTCGAGGCGCTGCTTCCCTTTATCGACCGTGAAGTCGAGGAAGAGGAGGAAGTCGATCTCGAAAACCCCTTCGCTCCGCTGAAGTTGGCGATCGTCGGACGTCCCAATGCGGGCAAGTCGACGCTTATCAATCGATTCTTGGGTCAGGATCGCCTGATTACCGGTCCCGAAGCCGGGATCACGCGCGACTCCATCGCGATCGACTGGGAATGGCACGACCGCAACGGTGAGACGCGGCAGGTCCGGCTGATCGACACCGCCGGTATGCGCAAAAAGGCGAAGGTACAGGACAAGCTGGAAAAGCTGTCCGTTGCCGACGCCCTGCGCGCGGTCGACTTTGCCGAGGTCGTCGTGCTGCTGCTCGACGCGACGCTTGGCCTGGAATCCCAGGATCTGCGCATCGCCGACCGGGTACTGGAAGAAGGGCGCGCCCTTCTAATCGCGCTCAACAAATGGGACGTGGCGGAAAATCCGTCATCGCTGTTCAACGGCGTCCGCAAGGCGCTGGAAGACGGGCTCAGCCAGGTCAAGGGCGTGCCGCTGCTCGCGGTGTCGGCCGCGACCGGCAAGGGGTTGGATACGCTGATCGAGGCGGCGTTCGAGACGCGCGCCGCTTGGTCGAAGCGTGTGCCGACGGGCGAACTGAACCGCTGGTTTGAAAAGGCCGTGGACGCCAATCCGCCGCCAGCGCCGGGCGGCAAGCGGATCAAGCTGCGTTACGTCACGCAGATCAAGTCGCGTCCGCCGAGCTTCGTTATCTTCGGGACGCGCGTGGACCAGTTGCCCGCCAGCTATGAGCGCTATCTGGTCAATTCGATGCGGCGGGAGCTTGGCTTCGGCGCGGTGCCGGTCCGGCTGACGCTGCGGGCACCGAAGAACCCGTTCGACAAGAAGGACTGA
- the panB gene encoding 3-methyl-2-oxobutanoate hydroxymethyltransferase — translation MSTTYTLDTATSRATPTPAPMKRLTVPAIRRAKGQTPLVMLTAYTVRSAQLLDPHCDMLLVGDSLGQVIYGLPSTVPVTLQMMAAHGAAVVRGSYHAVVVIDLPFGSYEASPEKAFENAAWLLKETGAAAVKLEGGVAMAPTVRFLVERGIPVMGHVGLTPQAVNVLGGYGARGRTPEEAEKIIADAVAVAEAGAFSVVIEGVVEPIAIEITKRVACPTIGIGASAECDGQVLVGEDMLGLFDRTARFVRRYETMGERIGEAARAYAEDVRARRFPGPEQIYAPRDGG, via the coding sequence ATGTCCACGACCTACACGCTCGACACCGCGACCAGCCGCGCCACCCCCACGCCCGCGCCGATGAAGCGGCTAACCGTGCCCGCCATCCGCCGCGCCAAGGGGCAGACGCCGCTGGTCATGCTGACCGCCTATACGGTGCGCTCGGCGCAGCTGCTCGATCCGCATTGCGACATGCTGCTGGTCGGCGACAGCCTGGGGCAGGTGATCTACGGCCTGCCCTCGACCGTGCCGGTCACGCTCCAGATGATGGCGGCGCATGGTGCGGCGGTCGTGCGGGGCAGCTATCACGCAGTCGTCGTCATCGACCTGCCGTTCGGCAGCTATGAGGCCAGCCCGGAAAAGGCGTTCGAGAATGCCGCGTGGCTGCTCAAGGAAACGGGCGCGGCGGCGGTCAAGCTGGAGGGCGGCGTCGCGATGGCCCCGACCGTCCGCTTCCTGGTCGAGCGGGGCATCCCGGTGATGGGCCATGTCGGCCTGACCCCGCAGGCGGTCAACGTCCTGGGCGGGTATGGCGCGCGCGGCCGTACGCCCGAGGAGGCCGAGAAGATCATCGCCGACGCGGTGGCCGTGGCGGAGGCGGGTGCCTTCTCGGTGGTGATCGAAGGCGTGGTCGAGCCGATCGCGATCGAGATCACCAAGCGCGTCGCCTGCCCCACCATCGGTATCGGCGCGTCGGCCGAGTGCGACGGGCAGGTGCTGGTGGGGGAAGACATGCTGGGTCTGTTCGACCGCACCGCCCGCTTCGTGCGCCGTTACGAGACGATGGGCGAGCGGATCGGCGAGGCGGCGCGCGCCTATGCCGAGGATGTCCGCGCCAGGCGCTTTCCGGGGCCGGAGCAGATCTATGCGCCTCGCGATGGGGGATAA
- a CDS encoding GntR family transcriptional regulator, with translation MSLVVRTLSEQIFTIIRERIISGNLPEDQPIRQDALANELGVSKIPLREALARLEQEGLLTSQANRGFFVRSLGAGEAEEIYELRLALEPDAAARASRVATADDQAIAREALTALDVAARDALHEVAHRNRAFHLALVRPLGAALTFQLIERLQVLAERYVVQHLKPAGREDRAHEEHHALLDAWLARDEARVAAFLTEHIGATLVDLRAQLIR, from the coding sequence ATGAGCCTTGTCGTTCGCACCCTGTCGGAGCAGATCTTCACGATCATTCGCGAGCGGATCATCAGCGGCAACCTGCCAGAGGATCAGCCGATCCGGCAGGACGCGCTGGCCAATGAGTTGGGGGTCAGCAAGATTCCGCTGCGCGAGGCGCTCGCCCGGCTGGAGCAGGAAGGGCTGCTGACCAGCCAGGCCAATCGCGGCTTTTTCGTCCGCTCGCTGGGCGCGGGCGAAGCGGAGGAGATTTACGAACTCCGCCTCGCCCTGGAACCCGACGCGGCGGCGCGGGCCTCACGCGTGGCGACAGCGGACGACCAGGCCATTGCACGCGAGGCGCTGACCGCATTGGATGTCGCGGCCCGCGACGCATTGCATGAGGTTGCGCACCGGAACCGCGCCTTTCACCTGGCACTCGTCCGCCCGCTCGGTGCCGCGTTGACCTTTCAGTTGATCGAACGGTTACAAGTGCTCGCCGAACGCTATGTCGTCCAGCACCTGAAGCCCGCCGGTCGTGAAGACCGCGCGCATGAGGAGCATCATGCACTGCTCGACGCCTGGCTGGCACGGGACGAGGCACGGGTGGCGGCCTTTCTGACCGAGCATATCGGTGCGACCCTGGTCGACCTGCGCGCCCAGCTTATCCGCTGA